In Bacillus sp. KH172YL63, one genomic interval encodes:
- the yqeK gene encoding bis(5'-nucleosyl)-tetraphosphatase (symmetrical) YqeK, whose amino-acid sequence MNREKALEIVKEHLTHHRFVHTCGVMETSIELAKRYGADEGKAELAAIFHDYAKFRDKEEMKGIIIEENLPQDLLLYNSELWHAPVGALLVEREVGIKDEEILDAIRYHTSGKEGMTILDKVVYLADYIEPNRQFPGVEEVRELAEESLDLALIKALQNTMTFLMKKNQAIYPDTFRFYNGLVFNQRR is encoded by the coding sequence ATGAATAGAGAAAAAGCATTGGAAATCGTGAAAGAGCATTTAACCCATCACCGGTTTGTCCATACTTGCGGCGTGATGGAAACAAGCATAGAATTGGCAAAACGGTATGGAGCAGATGAGGGGAAAGCTGAGTTGGCTGCGATTTTCCATGATTATGCCAAGTTCCGTGATAAAGAGGAAATGAAGGGGATCATCATTGAAGAGAACCTCCCACAGGACCTTTTATTGTACAACAGTGAACTTTGGCATGCCCCTGTTGGTGCGCTGCTCGTAGAACGGGAAGTCGGCATCAAGGATGAGGAAATCCTTGATGCGATCCGTTATCATACATCAGGGAAAGAAGGGATGACCATCCTTGACAAGGTGGTGTATCTGGCCGATTACATCGAGCCGAACCGTCAATTCCCTGGTGTGGAAGAGGTAAGGGAACTTGCCGAGGAATCATTGGATCTTGCACTCATCAAAGCCCTGCAGAACACGATGACCTTTTTAATGAAAAAAAATCAAGCGATTTACCCGGATACTTTCCGGTTTTATAATGGATTAGTATTCAATCAGAGGAGATGA
- a CDS encoding nicotinate-nucleotide adenylyltransferase, whose protein sequence is MKKKVGLLGGTFNPPHIGHLVIAEQALEKAGLDEIRFLPNHVPPHKQADERVSPQQRVNMLEKAIQGHPRFSIEKIELEREGASYTFDTIKLLTEREGNTEFSFIIGGDMIEYLPKWHRIDELQEMVKFIGVNRPAYTHETPYDVHLIEVPAIDLSSSYIRDTVKKGQTVRYLVPDDVYRYIKEEGLYE, encoded by the coding sequence ATGAAGAAAAAGGTAGGACTTCTGGGAGGTACGTTCAACCCTCCCCATATAGGTCATTTGGTCATTGCCGAACAGGCGCTGGAAAAGGCCGGTCTCGATGAAATCCGCTTTCTGCCGAATCACGTGCCGCCCCATAAACAGGCCGACGAGCGTGTGTCGCCGCAACAGCGGGTAAACATGCTGGAAAAAGCCATACAGGGTCACCCCCGCTTTTCGATTGAAAAAATCGAGCTTGAAAGAGAGGGTGCTTCTTATACATTCGACACGATCAAGTTATTGACGGAAAGAGAAGGAAACACCGAATTTTCGTTTATCATTGGCGGGGATATGATTGAGTACCTTCCCAAATGGCATCGAATTGATGAGCTTCAGGAAATGGTGAAGTTCATCGGGGTGAACCGGCCGGCATATACCCATGAGACCCCCTATGATGTTCATTTGATAGAGGTCCCTGCCATCGATCTTTCTTCTTCTTACATTCGCGACACAGTAAAGAAGGGACAAACGGTCCGCTATTTAGTTCCCGATGATGTGTATCGATATATAAAGGAGGAGGGATTGTATGAATAG
- the yhbY gene encoding ribosome assembly RNA-binding protein YhbY yields MLTGKQKRFLRAEAHHLNPVFQVGKGGVNDNMIKTIGEAIESRELMKISILQNCDMDKSEVADQLSKGVGAEVVQVIGNTIVLYKESKENKQIILPRSR; encoded by the coding sequence ATGTTAACAGGTAAACAAAAAAGATTTTTACGTGCAGAAGCTCATCATTTAAATCCGGTCTTTCAAGTAGGGAAAGGCGGAGTGAATGATAATATGATCAAAACAATCGGGGAAGCGATTGAGTCAAGAGAATTGATGAAAATCAGCATCCTTCAAAATTGTGATATGGACAAATCCGAAGTGGCTGATCAGCTGTCTAAAGGCGTAGGGGCAGAAGTCGTTCAGGTAATCGGGAATACGATCGTCCTTTACAAAGAATCAAAAGAAAATAAGCAAATCATTCTTCCACGTTCACGATAA
- the aroE gene encoding shikimate dehydrogenase → MALYGVIGDPIAHSMSPLMHTSAFRESGVDATYVKFHVKKEDLPQAIEGIKALGIRGVNVTVPHKEQVMELLDEIDPLAEAIGAVNTIVNENGKLTGYNTDGLGYVEGLRNMSKEPLEGKSMLIIGAGGAAKAIYYTLASLGVRVIDVTNRTKERAEKMIGACPFQLDSTSLTLEEAEKRLQDYDVIIQTTSIGMFPHIDESPLVMHEVKQGSIVSDIIYNPLETSLLKQAREKGAQTQNGLDMFVYQGALSFEKWTGIFPSYSIMKNTVLQQLGG, encoded by the coding sequence GTGGCTTTATATGGTGTGATAGGAGATCCGATCGCACACTCCATGTCACCCCTGATGCATACGAGCGCTTTCAGGGAGAGTGGTGTTGATGCAACTTATGTTAAATTTCACGTGAAGAAAGAGGACCTTCCTCAAGCCATTGAGGGAATAAAGGCCCTTGGGATCCGGGGAGTGAATGTGACGGTTCCCCATAAGGAGCAGGTCATGGAGCTATTGGATGAAATCGATCCTTTGGCAGAGGCGATTGGTGCAGTCAATACGATCGTCAATGAAAATGGTAAGCTCACCGGCTACAATACAGATGGACTCGGGTATGTAGAGGGACTTAGAAACATGTCCAAGGAGCCTCTTGAAGGGAAGTCTATGCTCATCATCGGCGCAGGCGGGGCTGCAAAGGCCATTTATTACACACTTGCATCCCTCGGGGTGAGGGTGATCGATGTGACCAACAGGACGAAAGAGAGAGCGGAGAAGATGATTGGGGCCTGCCCCTTTCAATTGGACTCCACCTCTCTTACACTTGAAGAAGCTGAGAAGCGTCTGCAGGATTACGATGTCATCATCCAGACGACCTCGATCGGGATGTTCCCGCATATCGACGAGAGTCCGCTCGTGATGCATGAAGTGAAACAGGGAAGCATCGTCAGTGACATCATCTATAACCCATTGGAAACATCCCTCCTGAAACAGGCGAGGGAAAAAGGTGCACAGACGCAAAATGGACTTGATATGTTTGTCTATCAAGGTGCACTCTCATTTGAAAAATGGACAGGGATTTTCCCTTCTTATTCAATAATGAAAAACACCGTTTTACAACAACTAGGAGGTTAA
- the yqeH gene encoding ribosome biogenesis GTPase YqeH — protein MSQVVCIGCGVEIQTENKEGMGYAPPSALQKEEIICQRCFRLKHYNEVQDVPLTDDDFLKILNELGDSEGLIVKVVDIFDFNGSWLPGLHRFVGKNPILLIGNKVDLLPKSVKPAKLIHWMKHEASQLGLKPIDVQLVSAAKGQGITEAIEAIEEYRNGKDVYVVGCTNVGKSTFINRIIKHVSGEQDVITTSHFPGTTLDMIQIPLDDEESLIDTPGIINHHQMAHFVDKQDLKIITPKKEIKPRTFQLNPEQTLFFGGLARFDFMAGNRQPFTCYFSNELNIHRTKIEKADELYENHAGELLQPPRKDDMGNFPALVRHEFKIKEAKTDIVFSGLGWITVNEAGATIAAHVPKGVSVFLRKSLI, from the coding sequence GTGAGTCAAGTTGTATGTATAGGTTGCGGCGTTGAAATTCAGACGGAAAACAAAGAGGGAATGGGCTATGCACCGCCATCGGCCCTTCAAAAAGAAGAAATCATCTGTCAACGTTGTTTTCGGTTGAAACATTATAATGAAGTCCAGGATGTTCCGTTGACAGATGACGACTTCCTGAAAATATTGAATGAACTTGGAGATTCAGAAGGATTGATCGTCAAAGTTGTAGATATATTTGACTTTAACGGCAGCTGGCTTCCAGGGTTGCACCGGTTTGTCGGCAAGAATCCGATCCTCTTGATCGGGAATAAAGTTGACCTGCTTCCGAAATCAGTCAAGCCTGCCAAACTGATCCACTGGATGAAGCATGAGGCTAGCCAGCTCGGTCTGAAACCGATCGACGTTCAGCTTGTGAGCGCGGCTAAAGGACAGGGAATTACAGAAGCGATCGAAGCGATCGAAGAATATCGGAACGGCAAAGACGTCTATGTGGTTGGATGTACCAATGTAGGGAAATCAACCTTCATTAACCGGATCATCAAGCATGTATCAGGGGAACAGGATGTGATCACAACTTCCCACTTCCCTGGCACGACGCTTGATATGATCCAAATTCCTCTGGATGATGAGGAGTCGCTCATAGACACACCGGGAATCATCAATCATCATCAGATGGCCCATTTTGTTGATAAGCAGGACTTGAAAATCATCACTCCGAAGAAAGAAATCAAGCCCCGGACGTTCCAGCTGAATCCGGAACAAACATTGTTCTTTGGCGGATTGGCCAGATTTGATTTCATGGCAGGTAATCGTCAGCCGTTCACCTGCTATTTCTCGAATGAGCTGAACATCCACCGTACGAAGATCGAGAAGGCGGATGAGCTTTATGAGAATCATGCAGGTGAGTTACTGCAGCCGCCAAGGAAGGATGACATGGGTAACTTCCCGGCGCTCGTGAGGCATGAATTCAAGATTAAAGAAGCGAAGACCGACATCGTTTTCTCCGGTTTAGGGTGGATCACCGTAAATGAGGCAGGGGCGACGATTGCGGCCCATGTTCCGAAGGGCGTCAGCGTGTTCCTGAGAAAATCATTAATCTAG